The proteins below come from a single Molothrus ater isolate BHLD 08-10-18 breed brown headed cowbird chromosome 3, BPBGC_Mater_1.1, whole genome shotgun sequence genomic window:
- the RSPH3 gene encoding LOW QUALITY PROTEIN: radial spoke head protein 3 homolog (The sequence of the model RefSeq protein was modified relative to this genomic sequence to represent the inferred CDS: inserted 1 base in 1 codon) has product MEPTMGPVQAAADGPYSFSSQPRSLPPRPKYREQSNAAETEKVRYGNIMVDPRVVRGNVLSARPPPPQSTEPLTLEVKRQRRAQKHTPARRLTQEQIRPGTPEPVEGRVHVHVQTELYLEEISDRIIEVDGECQTDEFLDRPPTPLFIPAKSGKDVATQIEKGELFDFDIEVKPILEVLVGKTVEQALLEVMEEEELSQLWSHQRAFAELRNAEFAELQRLEEQDRRIREEKERRRLEHLEKLRKQKETAEKIAARAFAQRYLADLIPSVFNNLHDSGFFYDPIERDIETEFLPWLMSEVEEELQKKVLGRTMLDSLIRMVVEKRLDEFSRPPPAAQTKAPADEPGATDAAPXMSGEEDAADQPVAEKEETDQPVAEEEASDSS; this is encoded by the exons ATGGAGCCCACCATGGGGCCCGTGCAAGCGGCCGCCGACGGGCCCTACAGCTTCTCCAgccagccccgctccctgcCCCCCCGGCCCAAGTACCGAGAGCAGTCCAATGCCGCCGAGAC GGAGAAGGTGCGCTACGGCAACATCATGGTCGACCCGAGAGTGGTGCGCGGAAACGTTCTGTCCGCCCGTCCTCCCCCACCGCAG AGTACCGAGCCCCTTACCCTTGAGGTtaaaaggcagaggagagcacagaaacacacaccAGCCAGACGGCTTACACAAGAGCAAATTCGACCAGGAACGCCGGAGCCTGTGGAGGGCAGAGTACATGTTCACGTGCAGACAG AACTGTATTTGGAAGAGATTAGTGATCGGATAATAGAGGTTGATGGAGAGTGTCAAACAGATGAATTTTTGGACAGACCTCCCACTCCACTCTTCATACCAGCCAAATCAGGAAAAGATGTGGCCACTCAAATAGAAAAAGGAGAG TTGTTTGACTTTGATATTGAAGTTAAGCCGATCCTAGAGGTGTTGGTTGGAAAAACAGTTGAGCAGGCTTTGCTGGAAGTCATGGAAGAAGaagagctgtcccagctgtggtCACATCAGCGTGCCTTTGCTGAGCTGCGTAATGCAGAGTTTGCTGAGTTACAGCGCTTGGAAGAGCAGGACAGGCGAATCAGAGAGGAGAAG GAACGTCgcaggctggagcacctggaaaAGCTGCGGAAACAGAAAGAGACTGCAGAGAAAATTGCAGCTCGGGCATTTGCTCAGCGTTACCTGGCTGATCTCATTCCCTCAGTCTTCAACAATCTTCATGacagtggatttttttatgACCCTATAGAaagag ATATTGAGACAGAATTCCTTCCATGGCTGATGTCAGAAGTGGAGGAAGAACTACAGAAGAAGGTTCTGGGAAGAACAATGCTTGACT CTTTGATTCGTATGGTGGTGGAAAAACGCTTAGATGAATTTAGCCGTCCACCTCCAGCTGCTCAAACAAAGGCACCTGCTGATGAGCCCGGGGCAACAGATGCAGCTC AGATGTCTGGTGAGGAGGATGCTGCTGACCAACCTGTTGCTGAGAAAGAAGAGACTGACCAACCTGTTGCTGAGGAAGAGGCTTCAGATTCCAGTTAG